From Acomys russatus chromosome 25, mAcoRus1.1, whole genome shotgun sequence, a single genomic window includes:
- the LOC127208632 gene encoding voltage-dependent T-type calcium channel subunit alpha-1H-like gives MLVIMLNCVTLGMFRPCEDVECRSERCSILEAFDDFIFAFFAVEMVIKMVALGLFGQKCYLGDTWNRLDFFIVMAGMMEYSLDGHNVSLSAIRTVRVLRPLRAINRVPSKCHSCPECSAGPPVFTYVAADLARLG, from the exons ATGCTGGTCATCATGCTGAACTGCGTGACGCTTGGCATGTTCCGGCCCTGCGAGGATGTTGAGTGCCGCTCAGAACGGTGCAGCATCTTGGAG gccTTTGATGACTTCATCTTTGCCTTCTTTGCTGTGGAGATGGTAATCAAGATGGTGGCTTTGGGGCTGTTTGGGCAGAAATGCTACCTGGGTGACACCTGGAACAGGCTGGACTTCTTCATTGTCATGGCGGG CATGATGGAGTACTCTCTGGACGGACACAACGTGAGCCTCTCTGCCATCCGCACAGTGCGTGTGCTGCGGCCCCTCCGCGCCATCAACCGGGTCCCGAGTAAGTGTCACTCCTGCCCTGAATGTTCTGCTGGCCCTCCTGTTTTTACCTACGTAGCAGCAGACTTGGCGCGTCTAGGGTAG